Proteins encoded together in one Lathyrus oleraceus cultivar Zhongwan6 chromosome 5, CAAS_Psat_ZW6_1.0, whole genome shotgun sequence window:
- the LOC127079255 gene encoding uncharacterized protein LOC127079255, translated as MADQEQELKRVSSELEYLRGNMGQVMEILQVIRAKLDTQTTVVSKIAGPTIEPQPARTVPTTWPSYGLPPGFTPPVEGAPGFAQSTQHMAPLPTINENHPVVHTFALPLVRAHVQPYFEDQQHALDFSEEYGERQEDIRGMKENFQILEKRLRAMEGDQVFGANAKEMCLVSGLVIPAKFKTPDFDRYEGHSCPKSHLIIYY; from the coding sequence atggcagatcaaGAACAAGAATTAAAGCGAGTAAGCTCAGAACTCGAATACCTACGAGGAAACATGGGTCAAGTCATGGAGATACTACAGGTCATCAGGGCAAAGTTAGACACCCAAACGACAGTCGTTTCAAAAATCGCCGGTCCcacgattgaaccccaacctgcgaGGACGGTGCCAACCACTTGGCCATCCTATGGTTTACCTCCTGGTTTCACCCCTCCAGTTGAAGGCGCCCCTGGTTTTGCACAATCCACTCAGCACATGGCTCCTCTACCAACCATCAATGAAAATCATCCAGTGGTCCATACGTTCGCACTACCTCTCGTTCGTGCACATGTGCAACCTTactttgaggatcaacaacatgcTCTGGACTTTTCAGAAGAATATGGGGAAAGGCAGGAAGACATAAGAGGGATGAAAGAGAATTTCCAGATTCTTGAAAAAAGGTtaagggctatggaaggtgaccaagtttttggtgctaATGCTAAGGAGATGTGCTTAGTGTCAGGTCTTGTGATTCCTGCAAAGTTCAAGACCCCAGATTTCGATAGGTATGAGGGCCACTCGTGTCCTAAAAGTCACCTTATTATATACTATTGA